A region from the Chroogloeocystis siderophila 5.2 s.c.1 genome encodes:
- a CDS encoding 1-acyl-sn-glycerol-3-phosphate acyltransferase produces the protein MRKSALDTYQFTWFDWFCLWYPPGWLILFNRHWQHYHADPDGWHWLEYVLCLIPCGFYLALLIRWLRLGCRFPRNQGYSFDPRYQQAFREEILKPIVKYYFRAELKQLENLPKTAPLLVAMNHAGMCFPWDFLVLGYLLAENRDWTVQPLAGVALFDHPWMMWWLPHGWSQTLGGVRAERNEFEAALAQKTVLLYAPEGLRGPAKGWFKRYQLETFDLSFVQLSDRYNIPILPVVCLGNEYLHLWAINLKNLAKKIYLPFLPLSPLIPLFALFPSMGVWAMRSRLRYFIQPVYKTELKAEFNSSRKMRSRAYQEAQSLRDKMQTLINQLLQ, from the coding sequence ATGAGGAAATCTGCACTTGATACCTATCAATTCACATGGTTTGACTGGTTCTGCTTGTGGTATCCTCCAGGGTGGTTAATTCTATTCAACCGCCACTGGCAACATTATCATGCCGATCCTGATGGTTGGCATTGGCTAGAGTATGTTTTATGTCTCATTCCCTGCGGCTTTTATCTGGCGTTGTTAATTCGCTGGTTACGTCTGGGTTGTCGCTTTCCTAGAAATCAAGGTTATTCATTCGATCCTCGCTATCAGCAAGCATTCCGCGAAGAGATTCTTAAACCTATCGTTAAATATTACTTTCGTGCCGAGCTAAAACAATTAGAAAATTTACCGAAAACAGCACCATTACTTGTCGCAATGAATCATGCGGGAATGTGCTTTCCGTGGGACTTTCTTGTACTCGGCTACCTTTTAGCAGAAAACCGCGATTGGACTGTACAACCACTCGCAGGTGTGGCATTATTCGATCATCCTTGGATGATGTGGTGGCTACCACACGGATGGTCGCAAACTTTAGGCGGAGTAAGAGCAGAACGCAACGAGTTTGAGGCTGCATTGGCTCAAAAAACTGTTTTATTATATGCTCCTGAAGGCTTACGCGGTCCAGCCAAGGGATGGTTCAAAAGATATCAATTAGAAACGTTTGATTTAAGCTTTGTTCAACTGAGCGATCGCTACAATATCCCGATTCTTCCAGTCGTTTGTCTTGGTAATGAATATTTACATCTTTGGGCAATCAATCTCAAAAATTTAGCTAAGAAAATTTATCTACCCTTCTTACCACTTTCTCCGTTAATACCGCTATTTGCTCTTTTTCCTTCAATGGGCGTTTGGGCAATGCGATCGCGCTTGCGCTACTTTATTCAACCTGTGTATAAAACTGAGTTGAAAGCCGAATTTAATAGTTCGAGAAAAATGCGATCGCGTGCTTATCAAGAAGCACAATCTTTGCGTGATAAAATGCAAACTTTAATAAATCAATTACTACAATAA
- a CDS encoding permease, translating to MTNTLIEASRWFLFLSVELMALFLGVSFLVGLLQAWIPDEKVSAFLNRKNPVIGYVMGAALGAATPFCSCSTVPIVAGLLSSGAPFGPVMSFLIASPILNPVILSLLFIVVGFQGTLVYAVITFLASIVVGALWARLGLKADVKRVRVRGGKSLSHSSKGSIWQQAWEQAWSFFTPMIPYLLLGTAIGAFIYGFVPSDWIVAIAGPQQPFAIPVAAVIGVPIYVRAETMIPIAQALLTKGMGTGAVIALIIGGAGASIPEVSLLAGLFRPRLVVAFVISIFIIATASGVIFDLTTV from the coding sequence ATGACAAACACACTGATAGAAGCCAGTCGTTGGTTTCTGTTCCTATCAGTAGAGCTGATGGCGCTGTTTTTAGGGGTCAGTTTTCTGGTGGGTCTGCTCCAAGCTTGGATTCCAGACGAGAAAGTGAGTGCCTTTCTTAATCGTAAGAATCCTGTCATTGGCTACGTCATGGGAGCCGCACTAGGTGCGGCTACTCCTTTTTGCTCGTGTTCAACTGTGCCGATAGTTGCCGGACTGCTATCAAGTGGTGCTCCCTTCGGTCCAGTGATGTCGTTTCTGATAGCCTCGCCGATCCTCAATCCCGTGATCTTATCACTCCTTTTCATTGTTGTCGGCTTTCAAGGGACACTCGTTTATGCAGTGATTACCTTTCTTGCCTCTATAGTTGTTGGTGCACTTTGGGCAAGACTCGGATTGAAAGCAGACGTCAAGCGAGTGCGAGTGCGAGGAGGAAAGTCACTCAGCCATTCATCAAAGGGTTCAATTTGGCAACAGGCATGGGAGCAGGCATGGAGCTTTTTTACACCAATGATTCCTTACCTGCTGCTCGGTACAGCCATCGGTGCTTTTATCTATGGTTTCGTGCCTAGTGATTGGATTGTGGCGATCGCCGGTCCGCAACAACCGTTTGCCATCCCTGTTGCTGCGGTAATTGGTGTTCCCATTTATGTTCGTGCTGAAACTATGATTCCGATTGCTCAAGCGTTGTTGACTAAAGGTATGGGGACAGGTGCGGTGATTGCACTGATTATTGGTGGTGCTGGGGCAAGTATTCCAGAGGTATCTCTACTTGCAGGACTATTCCGCCCCCGATTGGTAGTAGCTTTTGTTATCAGTATCTTTATCATCGCCACAGCCAGCGGTGTCATCTTCGACCTTACCACTGTCTAA
- a CDS encoding ArsR/SmtB family transcription factor gives MQPSKHRDSRQRAGAPSKWNHPPSVAIRVPKCFTSQILQFARKLDSGKIENPQTQTDTHETKNIDKLQYIEYYQNMVPKISPAEVFKALGDEHRLKIIEYLASSQSCCEPSDGICACDIQDLVGLSQATVSHHMKILVQAGLVTSEKRGRLVYYSINPEGFAIALELARKYFDFALLPKPIQLEVKG, from the coding sequence ATGCAGCCTTCCAAGCATAGAGACTCACGGCAACGAGCTGGCGCTCCTAGTAAATGGAATCACCCACCCTCAGTAGCGATTAGAGTTCCAAAGTGTTTTACATCCCAGATCCTCCAATTTGCTAGGAAATTAGACAGTGGCAAGATAGAAAACCCACAAACTCAAACTGATACACACGAAACTAAAAACATTGACAAACTTCAATACATTGAATATTATCAAAATATGGTTCCAAAAATCTCACCCGCAGAGGTTTTCAAGGCGCTAGGTGACGAGCATCGCTTGAAAATTATCGAGTACCTCGCCTCCAGCCAGTCTTGTTGTGAACCTAGTGACGGGATCTGCGCCTGCGATATTCAAGACCTCGTTGGTCTTTCTCAAGCCACGGTTAGTCACCATATGAAAATCCTCGTGCAGGCTGGACTCGTCACATCTGAGAAGCGTGGCAGGTTAGTCTACTACAGCATCAATCCTGAAGGGTTCGCGATCGCTCTCGAACTAGCACGGAAATATTTCGATTTTGCGCTCTTACCCAAACCTATTCAATTAGAGGTCAAAGGATGA
- a CDS encoding ArsR/SmtB family transcription factor, producing the protein MHATSTITPAFITSGFHALSDHLRIQVLELLRIQELCVCECEYLGVTQSKLSFHLKTLKEVGLVRARADGRWIYYSLNLPQLVVLEQYLAEYRR; encoded by the coding sequence ATGCATGCAACATCCACAATTACACCAGCTTTTATTACTTCTGGCTTTCATGCCCTTTCTGACCACCTGCGGATTCAGGTCTTAGAACTGCTGCGAATACAAGAGCTATGCGTATGCGAATGCGAATATCTAGGGGTTACGCAGTCGAAACTGTCTTTCCACCTCAAAACCTTGAAGGAAGTGGGTTTGGTTCGTGCAAGGGCAGATGGACGCTGGATTTACTACAGTCTCAATCTGCCTCAGTTAGTTGTCCTAGAGCAATATCTAGCAGAGTACCGTCGCTAA
- a CDS encoding GNAT family N-acetyltransferase, which produces MNLLDVGIVTNRLVLKPISMEYKDNTFLEFTEEITTYMCPQSPREISETEAFIQEGITQLKIGSDLRVVILKKETQEFLGCAGIHNIKQQHPELGIWLKKAAHGNKYGLEVITALKDWTDTNIIYEYLSYPVDRRNIASRKIPEALGGQISREYEYIQIDGNTLYLLEYRIYSSS; this is translated from the coding sequence ATGAATTTACTTGATGTAGGAATAGTGACAAACCGATTAGTATTAAAACCTATCTCAATGGAGTATAAAGACAATACCTTTTTAGAGTTCACAGAAGAAATTACTACTTATATGTGTCCGCAATCTCCTAGAGAAATTTCAGAAACCGAAGCATTTATTCAAGAAGGAATTACTCAACTGAAAATCGGTAGCGATCTGAGAGTTGTCATTTTAAAAAAGGAAACACAAGAATTTCTAGGTTGTGCTGGTATACACAATATTAAACAGCAACATCCTGAATTAGGAATTTGGCTAAAAAAAGCAGCACACGGTAATAAATACGGACTAGAGGTAATTACAGCGCTCAAAGATTGGACCGATACTAATATAATTTATGAATATCTGAGTTATCCTGTTGATCGCAGAAATATTGCTAGTCGAAAAATTCCAGAAGCATTAGGAGGTCAAATTAGCAGAGAATACGAGTATATACAAATAGATGGAAATACCCTTTATTTACTGGAGTATAGAATTTATTCATCGAGTTAA
- the rppA gene encoding two-component system response regulator RppA, translating to MRILLVDDEVELTDPLSRVLSREGYSVDAAYDGATGSELAAQKSYDLLILDWMLPFRTGLEICQEVRRKGQTTPVLFLTAKDTVDDRVQGLDAGADDYLVKPFELRELLARVRALLRRSGTEVTTSTSQKLQVADLELDCENQLAYRQERMIELSEKESQLLEYFMRNAGHLLTHTQIQQHLWGDGEPPSSNVLAALIRLLRRKVEAPGETPLIHTVYGKGYRFGENN from the coding sequence ATGAGAATTCTTTTGGTTGACGACGAAGTTGAACTGACTGATCCTTTGAGTCGCGTTCTTAGCCGCGAAGGTTACAGCGTTGACGCTGCTTATGATGGCGCAACTGGTAGTGAATTAGCAGCACAAAAAAGCTACGATCTCTTAATTTTAGACTGGATGCTGCCGTTTAGAACTGGTTTAGAAATTTGTCAAGAAGTACGCCGTAAGGGACAAACAACGCCTGTGCTGTTTCTCACGGCTAAAGACACTGTAGACGATCGCGTTCAAGGTTTAGATGCAGGTGCAGATGATTATCTCGTCAAACCGTTTGAATTACGCGAGTTACTTGCAAGAGTTCGGGCTTTGTTGCGGCGATCGGGGACTGAGGTGACAACATCGACATCTCAAAAGCTGCAAGTCGCTGATTTGGAACTAGATTGCGAAAATCAGCTAGCGTATCGTCAAGAACGAATGATTGAATTATCAGAAAAAGAAAGTCAGTTACTTGAATACTTTATGCGTAATGCTGGCCACTTGCTAACGCATACACAAATTCAACAACATTTATGGGGTGATGGCGAACCACCGAGTAGTAATGTCTTAGCTGCTTTAATTCGTTTGCTACGCCGTAAAGTTGAAGCCCCAGGAGAGACGCCATTAATTCACACTGTTTATGGTAAAGGTTATCGTTTTGGAGAAAATAACTGA
- the hisG gene encoding ATP phosphoribosyltransferase, translating to MLTVALPKGALLKDSISLLQSVGLDFSAFLDSANRQLQIQDPTGKAQALLVRTHDVPVYVEYGQAQLGIAGYDVLREKKPQVAHLIDLGYGRCRMSVAVKASSPYRSAVELPTNSRVASKFVHCAREYFDSIDLPVEIVPLYGSVELGPITGMSEAIVDLVSTGRTLRENGLIEIEVLYESTARLIAHPLSYRLNTDNLSEIIEKIRSKTLATV from the coding sequence ATGCTTACTGTGGCATTGCCGAAAGGCGCTCTTTTGAAAGATAGCATTAGCTTATTGCAATCTGTAGGATTAGATTTTAGTGCCTTTTTGGATTCTGCTAATCGGCAACTGCAAATTCAAGATCCGACAGGAAAAGCACAAGCATTACTCGTGCGAACGCATGATGTTCCTGTATATGTAGAATATGGTCAAGCACAGTTGGGAATCGCTGGTTACGACGTACTCCGCGAGAAGAAACCCCAAGTTGCACATTTAATCGATTTAGGATACGGGCGCTGTCGGATGTCAGTCGCAGTGAAAGCATCGAGTCCGTATCGTTCAGCGGTAGAATTACCAACCAATAGTCGAGTAGCGTCTAAATTTGTGCATTGCGCGCGCGAATACTTTGATAGTATTGATTTACCTGTAGAAATTGTGCCTTTATACGGTTCGGTAGAATTAGGACCAATTACCGGAATGTCTGAGGCGATCGTTGATTTAGTTTCTACTGGGCGGACTTTACGTGAGAATGGCTTAATTGAAATTGAAGTACTTTACGAAAGCACCGCGCGATTGATTGCGCATCCATTAAGTTATCGGCTAAATACAGATAATTTGAGTGAAATCATAGAGAAGATCCGTTCTAAGACTTTAGCGACAGTTTAA
- a CDS encoding class I SAM-dependent methyltransferase, producing the protein MDMHKQTVDFDANPPVFSTEYDDRARQALPGYEAMHTMALSSLKFHLPETANVLIVGAGTGMELVKFSKSNSQWQLLGVDPSSNMLAIAQQKITQDDSSNRIKLFQGYTHDLPDMLLYDGSTCILVMHFLPDDGSKLALLQSIAQRLQSAAPLILVDIFGEKGSPEFEKLTAIVKHYWEERGIPLEQREEISASSNNRVYPITESRTIELLQQTGFDNIVRFYTGLGTGGWVAAKN; encoded by the coding sequence ATGGATATGCACAAACAAACGGTTGACTTTGATGCTAATCCGCCAGTTTTTAGTACAGAATACGACGATCGTGCGCGTCAGGCACTTCCTGGGTATGAAGCAATGCACACAATGGCATTGTCATCTCTAAAATTTCATTTACCAGAAACCGCAAATGTCTTGATTGTGGGTGCGGGTACAGGGATGGAGTTGGTGAAGTTTAGTAAAAGTAACTCACAGTGGCAATTACTAGGTGTCGATCCATCGAGTAATATGTTGGCGATCGCCCAACAAAAAATCACTCAAGACGACTCATCAAATCGCATCAAGCTATTCCAAGGATACACCCACGATTTACCCGATATGCTGCTTTATGACGGCTCAACGTGTATTTTGGTCATGCATTTTTTGCCTGATGATGGTAGCAAACTCGCGTTACTTCAAAGTATTGCACAACGATTACAATCAGCAGCCCCACTTATTTTAGTAGATATATTTGGCGAAAAAGGTTCGCCTGAATTTGAGAAACTCACGGCGATTGTTAAACACTACTGGGAAGAAAGGGGAATACCACTAGAACAGAGAGAGGAAATCTCAGCATCTAGTAATAATCGTGTTTATCCTATTACTGAGTCACGCACAATTGAGTTGTTACAGCAAACCGGCTTTGATAATATTGTTAGATTTTATACAGGACTCGGAACTGGTGGTTGGGTAGCCGCTAAAAACTAA
- a CDS encoding ABC transporter ATP-binding protein produces the protein MTISAPQSPLVTNRRRENDWRLFLRLVPYGRRHGRLLIVSMLLLVPVAIAGAVQPLIIGQAISLIRQEPNVYEFLQNRPLSEGLRILEGLLLLTVIFRLIFTGLQGYLVQKVGQQITADIRNDLFEHVTSLAVRFFDRTPVGKLITRLTSDVEALGDVFATGAIGIISDVFSMLVILITMFALQWQLALMLTLMLFPVTALIIYFQQQYRKANYKAREELSVLNSTLQENITGINVVQLFRREKFNAQLFRTTNKQYVREVDKTIFHDSAVSATLEWVALVAIAAVLWLGGFLVLREQLTFGTLSAFILFAQRLFDPLRQFAEKFTAIQAGFTAVERVSDILDEPIEIRDPKHIKNLQARNNQNDFPRSSPLAPRSSVGEIRFENVWFAYKDDDYVIKDLNFVIHPGEKVALVGPTGAGKSSIIRLLCRLYEPSRGRILVDGIDVRDLPQAELRSRMAVILQEGFLFAGDVKGNIILGDSYSFEEITAAAKKTNIAQFIEQLPQGYDTQLRERGTNLSSGQKQLLAFARAAIRDPHILVLDEATANLDVGTEALIQDALDQLLVNRTAIIIAHRLSTIRNVDRIFVLKRGQLVESGTHEELLQQGGLYASLHNLQMLGTE, from the coding sequence ATGACTATTTCGGCGCCACAATCGCCGCTAGTGACAAATCGTCGCCGCGAAAATGACTGGCGATTATTTTTACGGTTAGTGCCTTATGGAAGGCGTCACGGGCGGCTGTTAATAGTATCTATGTTGTTGCTTGTTCCGGTGGCGATCGCTGGCGCGGTACAACCATTGATTATTGGACAGGCAATTTCTCTAATTCGCCAAGAACCAAATGTCTATGAGTTTCTCCAAAATCGTCCTTTATCTGAAGGATTGAGAATACTAGAGGGCTTGTTGCTACTAACGGTCATTTTTCGATTAATCTTTACAGGACTTCAAGGTTATCTTGTCCAAAAAGTCGGACAACAAATTACGGCTGATATCCGGAATGACTTATTTGAACACGTCACATCACTAGCAGTGCGGTTTTTTGACCGTACCCCTGTAGGTAAGTTGATTACTCGCCTGACGAGCGATGTCGAAGCTTTGGGTGATGTCTTTGCTACTGGGGCGATTGGGATTATCAGTGATGTTTTCTCAATGCTGGTAATTTTAATCACAATGTTCGCCTTGCAGTGGCAACTTGCTTTGATGCTGACGTTGATGCTGTTTCCAGTGACAGCGTTAATTATTTATTTTCAGCAACAGTACCGCAAAGCAAACTACAAAGCCAGAGAAGAACTTTCGGTGCTGAATTCCACATTGCAAGAAAATATTACTGGTATCAATGTGGTGCAATTATTTCGACGCGAGAAATTCAACGCGCAACTGTTTCGGACAACCAACAAACAATATGTTCGTGAAGTTGATAAAACTATCTTTCACGACTCAGCCGTGTCTGCAACGTTAGAATGGGTTGCATTGGTTGCGATCGCAGCTGTTCTTTGGCTAGGAGGCTTTCTGGTCCTACGCGAACAGTTGACATTTGGGACATTATCTGCATTTATTCTCTTTGCACAACGTCTATTTGATCCTTTAAGACAATTTGCCGAAAAATTTACGGCGATTCAAGCAGGCTTCACCGCTGTAGAACGTGTCAGTGATATTCTTGATGAACCAATTGAAATTCGCGATCCAAAACACATTAAAAATCTGCAAGCACGCAACAATCAAAATGATTTTCCCCGCTCCTCGCCCCTCGCTCCTCGCTCCTCAGTAGGAGAAATTCGCTTTGAAAACGTTTGGTTTGCTTACAAAGATGATGATTACGTTATCAAAGATTTAAACTTTGTCATTCATCCTGGTGAAAAAGTTGCTTTAGTAGGTCCCACAGGTGCAGGCAAAAGTTCTATTATCAGACTATTGTGCCGCTTGTATGAACCAAGTCGCGGGCGGATTCTAGTAGACGGTATTGATGTTCGTGATTTACCACAAGCAGAACTCAGAAGTCGCATGGCAGTGATCTTGCAAGAGGGTTTTTTATTCGCGGGAGATGTTAAAGGTAATATCATCCTAGGTGATTCTTACTCTTTTGAAGAAATTACCGCAGCCGCAAAGAAAACGAATATTGCTCAATTTATCGAACAATTACCGCAAGGCTACGACACTCAACTAAGAGAACGCGGTACAAACCTGTCAAGTGGTCAAAAGCAACTTCTCGCGTTTGCCCGCGCTGCCATTCGCGATCCGCATATTTTAGTATTAGACGAAGCGACAGCTAATTTAGATGTTGGTACCGAAGCTTTAATTCAAGATGCCTTGGATCAGTTACTTGTAAATCGCACAGCAATTATCATTGCGCACCGCCTATCAACTATCCGTAATGTAGACCGCATTTTTGTTCTCAAGCGCGGTCAGCTTGTCGAATCAGGCACGCATGAGGAATTGCTACAGCAAGGTGGTTTATATGCTAGTCTACACAATTTACAGATGCTAGGAACCGAGTAA
- a CDS encoding PhoX family protein, translated as MSKLTRRQLLVFFGASAGTAVLAPVVGERLLGNGSTYAQTVVPLSFTPVRLPHPLPIYQQQVSYLPTGIGKGNILQPASDAKLTTYTVFDDVIVPPEYERYVIVRWGDRVFPNPDEYFGYNCDYTSFVPIEGNLNDGYLVVNHEYVGYPFSQLAPDTPEDLVDTAQFPIAYPSAVGRSLPNEKNRELLGEFFYNLGLSVIRITRNNQGYYAVVRDPNNCRLHGLSGLKINSQRTDQYKDVTSWGTRSYQKGDNNYIIGTGPAAKEVFNLSSDGLGNKIIGTGFNCSGGTTPWNTILSAEENFQASSRFFNGVTEAVKPDGTQLDYIEGTVGAEFGLVGEKYGWMVEVDPYNPNFRPRKHTALGRFRHENIAFRAEVGKKLVGYMGDDRRGGHTWKFVSKGTVVKPVDGNAKKDNSALFEEGTLYVAKYNPPKDPSKAEGTGEWIPLVLSTATNPIPPSVLASVELAALGTASRDGLIKLPSRISTGQEVDGGGFDVTITNEATALPPYKGKKLSDFYTSQGAILVDAFIAANLVGGTPTARPEDLEVNPRNPREVFIAYTDGAPGSDGYPDSRIFVVSKYSEAITAAQPSGELFKIIEDSEDGTGTTFRWERFVKGGEAGAEPGDGFANVDNLAFDNQGNIWGVTDMSTSAHNGFDVGAAGTPLDIEHTVVGSNSPSIIDSDKNVETSNLVGVFGNNWLFFIPTSGSDAGEIVPFAYGPPRCEMTGPTFIGNDTLIIAVQHPGEDCPYTPQETLNREIEMLNLDGTLFKQKRHVPRGSNWPSNIEGRPQGAPRPSVIGIRRKDGKGTFV; from the coding sequence ATGTCTAAGCTTACTCGCAGACAGCTACTTGTGTTCTTTGGAGCCAGTGCTGGTACTGCTGTATTAGCGCCTGTCGTAGGAGAAAGATTACTGGGTAATGGGTCTACCTATGCCCAAACAGTTGTACCTTTAAGCTTTACGCCTGTACGTTTACCACATCCTTTACCAATATATCAACAGCAAGTCAGTTATTTACCAACAGGAATTGGCAAAGGAAATATATTACAGCCAGCCTCGGACGCGAAGTTAACAACTTACACCGTTTTTGATGATGTGATTGTGCCGCCAGAGTATGAGCGGTATGTGATTGTGCGCTGGGGCGATCGCGTTTTCCCCAATCCAGATGAATACTTTGGTTACAACTGCGACTACACGTCCTTTGTTCCTATTGAGGGAAATCTCAACGATGGGTATCTTGTCGTTAACCATGAATACGTAGGCTATCCTTTTTCGCAACTTGCACCTGATACCCCAGAGGATCTAGTAGATACAGCGCAATTTCCCATAGCTTATCCTTCGGCAGTAGGACGCAGTCTACCCAATGAAAAAAACCGCGAATTACTCGGCGAGTTTTTCTACAATTTAGGACTTTCTGTTATTCGTATTACACGGAATAACCAGGGATACTATGCGGTTGTTCGCGATCCAAACAACTGTCGCCTTCATGGTCTTTCCGGCTTAAAAATCAATAGCCAACGTACAGATCAGTACAAAGATGTCACTTCTTGGGGAACTCGCAGTTACCAAAAAGGAGATAATAACTATATCATTGGTACTGGACCTGCTGCCAAAGAAGTTTTTAATTTGAGTTCTGATGGGTTAGGTAACAAGATTATTGGCACTGGCTTCAACTGCTCTGGCGGTACTACCCCTTGGAATACAATTCTATCTGCTGAGGAAAACTTTCAAGCAAGTTCCAGATTCTTTAATGGGGTAACAGAAGCAGTAAAACCCGATGGCACACAACTTGATTATATCGAGGGTACAGTCGGAGCCGAATTTGGCTTAGTTGGCGAAAAATACGGTTGGATGGTAGAAGTAGATCCCTACAATCCTAATTTTCGTCCGCGCAAACATACTGCACTAGGTCGCTTCCGTCATGAAAACATTGCCTTCCGTGCAGAAGTTGGCAAAAAGCTAGTCGGTTACATGGGTGATGATCGGCGTGGCGGTCACACTTGGAAGTTTGTCAGCAAAGGAACTGTTGTTAAGCCCGTCGATGGCAATGCGAAGAAAGATAATAGCGCCTTGTTTGAAGAAGGTACGTTGTATGTAGCTAAATATAATCCGCCTAAAGACCCAAGCAAAGCTGAAGGAACAGGGGAATGGATTCCGCTTGTATTAAGTACTGCAACGAATCCAATTCCACCATCTGTTCTAGCCTCTGTTGAATTAGCAGCATTGGGTACAGCTTCCAGAGACGGTTTAATCAAGTTACCTAGCCGGATTAGCACAGGTCAAGAAGTAGACGGTGGTGGTTTTGATGTTACTATTACCAACGAAGCTACCGCGCTGCCACCTTACAAAGGCAAAAAGCTATCCGATTTCTACACCAGTCAAGGTGCAATACTTGTTGACGCTTTCATTGCGGCTAACTTAGTTGGTGGAACTCCCACAGCGCGTCCTGAAGACTTGGAAGTTAATCCCCGCAATCCGAGAGAAGTCTTTATTGCTTATACTGACGGTGCGCCAGGAAGTGACGGTTATCCTGATTCGCGGATTTTTGTCGTTTCTAAGTACAGTGAAGCTATAACTGCGGCGCAGCCTTCGGGAGAACTCTTTAAGATTATTGAAGATAGTGAAGATGGTACAGGCACGACTTTCCGTTGGGAACGCTTTGTTAAAGGTGGAGAAGCAGGCGCAGAACCTGGAGATGGTTTTGCTAATGTGGATAACTTAGCATTTGACAACCAAGGCAATATCTGGGGTGTTACTGATATGTCCACTAGCGCGCACAACGGTTTTGATGTTGGTGCTGCGGGTACCCCATTGGATATAGAACACACTGTAGTTGGTTCAAATTCGCCTAGTATCATCGATTCCGACAAAAATGTAGAAACTTCAAACCTTGTTGGTGTCTTCGGTAATAACTGGTTATTCTTCATTCCTACAAGTGGTTCTGATGCTGGAGAAATCGTACCTTTTGCATATGGTCCACCGCGCTGCGAGATGACAGGACCAACCTTTATTGGCAACGATACCTTAATTATCGCCGTGCAGCATCCTGGTGAAGATTGTCCTTATACTCCGCAAGAAACTCTCAATCGCGAAATTGAGATGCTCAACTTAGATGGTACGCTCTTCAAGCAAAAGCGTCATGTCCCGCGCGGTAGCAATTGGCCTAGCAATATTGAAGGCAGACCTCAGGGCGCACCTCGTCCATCAGTTATCGGTATTCGCCGCAAAGATGGCAAAGGAACATTTGTGTAA